A stretch of DNA from Dokdonia sp. PRO95:
AGGTATAAATACTGGGCGATTAGGTTTTCTTGCTACCATCAAGAAAAATGACATTGAAGCGTCAATAGACAAAATCTTAACTGGAAAATATAGCATTTCCAAAAGGAGCTTGTTACAAATTACAACCAGCAAACCCTCAGAAGAAATAGGAGAGCTTAACTTTGCTCTTAACGAGATCGCTGTGAGCAGAAAAAACACTACCTCCATGATTTCTGTAAAGACCAAGCTCGATGGTGAAGACTTAACAAATTATTGGGCAGATGGTTTAATTGTAGCTACTCCCACCGGCTCTACCGGATACTCTCTCAGTTGTGGAGGCCCAGTTATCACGCCGCACACCTCAAGTTTAATACTCACCCCCATAGCTCCTCATAATTTAAATGCCCGACCATTAGTAATTCCTGATGAGACCATTATCGAGCTGAGCGTTTCAGGAAGAGAAGAGCAACATTTGATTTCGCTGGATTCCCGCATAGCTACATTGGATAATGAGACCATTATCACTTTACAAAAGGCACCATTTCAAATAAGCCTCATACGTTTAGAGGGCGATAGTTTTTTAAAAACACTACGTCGAAAGTTACTTTGGGGGGAAGACAAAAGAAACTAGACAATATTTATGCGTTTATTGTGTTTTCTGTAAGGGTTATTATTATTAATGACAGTACGCTTTCGCGAAAGCGTAAACTTACCCACAGCATCTTAGCAATCCCTAATTGCTAGTACCAACACAGAATTGTTATATTTGCAAACTTTTAACGTTATATGAAGTACCTGACGATTTTATTGATCGCCATTTTTTGGAATATTGAAACACAAGCTCAGACTTATGAAATAGGAGGGTTTATTGGTGGATCTAATGTTGTAAGCGATATTGGCTCTACCAGCTACTTTTCTCCAAATAAGCCTGTTTTTGGTGCTATTTTGAAATGGAATCGAAGTGCTAGACATTCCTTTAGATTTACAGCCTTGTTTACAGAGCTAGAAGGAAATGACGAAGATAGTCATGAGGCAAGAAGACAAAGCAGAGGATTATCCTTTACTAATAATCTTCAAGAGATTTCATTGGGTCTAGAGTATACGTTTTGGGAATTTGACATGTTTAAAGATCGCAATGCCAATGCACCATATTTATATACTGGTCTCACGGCTTTTAGTCATGAAAACATATCAAATATAGACGGAGTAACGGCAAGTGGAAATGCGTTTGATGTAGCAATACCTATCGTACTTGGCTATAAAGTAGCTGTAAATAGTACAATGGTTATAGCCTTAGAAGGTGGTGCACGTTACACATTTACAGATAATATAGATGGCAGTGATCCTGCAGGAGAAGATGCTTTAAGTATAGGAAATAAAAATAATAATGATTGGTATGTATTTACGGGATTGACCGTGAGTTTTACCTTTGGCCGCAGACCTTGTTACTGCGGATTTTAAGAATATAATGGACGTACTAGCCCAGATTAATAAAGAAAAGTTACCCCAGCACATCGCCATTATTATGGATGGTAATGGACGATGGGCAAAAAGACAAGGCCTTCTTAGAGCTGTTGGTCACAAAAAGGGATCTAAGGCCGTAAGAGAGGCTGTGGAAGCCGCTGCCGAACTTGGTGTGCCTTATCTAACCTTATATGCTTTTTCTACAGAAAATTGGAATCGACCTAAAGCAGAGGTAGACACACTCATGAACCTCCTTGTGTCTTCATTAAAAAAAGAAATTTCAACCTTACAAGACAATGATGTTTCCTTAAACACTATTGGAAATACGAGCTCTTTGCCCAAAAAAGCACAAAAAGAACTCAATGAGGTTATAGAAAAAACAAAGAACAACAAAAGGCTTAAACTCACTCTTGCATTGAGTTACGGAAGTAGAGAAGAACTAATAAAAACTGTAAAAGAAATAAGCGATAAAGTTAAAAATAACCTAATTTCGCCAGCTGAAATAGATGAATCTTGTATAAATGAGCATCTTTACACCCATGACATGCCGGATGTAGATTTGTTAATACGCACAAGTGGAGAGCAACGAATTAGTAATTTTTTGTTGTGGCAGATAGCCTATGCTGAGTTTTATTTTACAGAAATACTGTGGCCAGATTTTAGAAAGGAACATTTACATGACGCTATTTACAATTATCAGAAAAGAGAACGAAGATTTGGAAAGACAAGTGAACAAATTAAATAGTGCATCTACTTTTTCAAAAGTGACAAGCCAATGGATGATTTTTTTAGCCCTTTTGAGCTTCACTTTTGCTCAAGCGCAAAGACAATTACCGCTAGACCCAGAAGTTAAATATGAAATTGCAGATATCACAGTAAGTGGAGTTTCTACTTATAATGAGAATACCGTCATTGCATTTACAGGACTACGAGTAGGAGAAGAGATTTTTCTACCTGGACAGAAAATAACGGACGTCATTAAAAAGTTATGGTCACTCGAGCTTTTCTCAGACATTAACCTATATGTTACTGGTATAAACGGTAATAAAGTTGACTTACAACTTGACATAAAGGAAGTTCCAGAACTTAATGAAGTTAGATTCAAAGGAATCAAACAGAAAAAAGGTACCAGCTTTATCAAAGACAATGGTCTTAACAAAGGTGCAAAGGTTACAGAAAACCTAGAGACAACAGCAAAGAATTACATAGAGAATACCTACAAGAAGAAAGGATTTCTTAACTCTAAGGTATTTATTAATACTGTTCCTACTGCAGATAGTATAGGTGCAAACAAGGTCAACATGACCGTAAATATTGATAAAGGTGAACGAGTAAAAATTGCCGACATCAATTTTACAGGACGTGAAAAACTTAAAAGAGCTACCCTTCTAGGTTCTATGAAAAACACAAAGGAGAAAAAAATCTGGCGTGTGTGGAAGCGATCAAAATTTATTAAAGCAGACTATGAGGAAGATAAAATTGCACTTATAGATAAGTACAAAGAAAAAGGATACCGTGATGCACGTGTAATCTCTGATACTATTATTAAAAATAATGACAAGAGCATTACTTTAGAGATTAATGTAGAAGAGGGAAATAGATACTATATTGGTGATATCGATTTTATAGGAAACTCTGTATACACAGATGAGCAGTTAAGTCGCCAACTAGGGCTTGTTAAAGGTGACGTATATAATGGTGTCTTACTGAAAAAACGTATTCAAGATGATACAGACCCAGACTCAGACAACATTGCAAACCTTTACCAAAATACTGGTTACTTATTCTCAAATATAAATGCCGTAGAGACAAGTGTTCAAAACGACACTATTGATTTTGAGGTACGTATCTCTGAAGGAAAACTTGCTTATTTTAATAAAGTAACTGTAAAGGGTAACGACAAGACTAAGGATAAGGTTATTTATAGAGAACTACGCACTAAACCTGGACAACGATACAGTAAAGATGCAGTGGTTAGAACGATTAGGGAGCTTGGTCAATTAGGATTTTTTGATGCACAGCAACTTACGCCTAACTTTGATAATTTTGATGCTGTAGGAGGTACTGTAGACTTAGAATACAATGTTGTAGAACAAGGTGCCAGCCAGATAGAGCTTCAAGGAGGCTTTGGTGGTGGAGGTTTTGTAGGAACGCTAGGTCTTTCTTTCAATAACTTCTCTATCCAGAACATTTTTAATAAGGATGCATACCAACCTCTTCCTATGGGAGATGGTCAGAAATTCTCCTTAAGAGCGCAAGCTAGTCAGTTTTTCCAAACGTATAGTGCTTCACTTACAGACCCATGGTTTGGAGGAAAACAACCTGTACAATTTTCGACTTCTTTTTCACATACGATACAATATCTATTTACAGGTATAAATAGTGGGAATGCTAGTGATCGTGTAGACAGAGATAGAAAGTTTTTAATTACAGGTGGTTCTATTGGACTATCAAAACGTCTTTCATGGCCTGATGGAAACTTTAGCCTATCACACGCTTTAAGTTTCCAGCACTTTGACTTACAAAACTATAATACGGGTCTATTTACCTTTGGTAATGGATCATCAGAAAACTTAGCCTATACGGTTGGTTTAAGTAGAAGAGAAGTATTTGGCGGACTCATATTCCCTACCGGTGGATCAGACATAAGTGTAACGGCTAAACTTACACTTCCTTACTCTGCTTGGAATGGGACAGATTACAAACAGCTTGCTGCAGATCGCGAAATAGCTGTAGAGAATCAAGATAGTGATGAGATAGGTCGAATTGATCAAGAGCGTTTTAACTGGCTAGAATACTACAAGGTTAAATTTGATGGTAAATGGTATACGCCGCTAGTTGGCAAATTTGTCCTACAAACGGGAATTGAATTTGGATGGCTTGGAGCATACAATCAAGATAGAGGCGTGCCTCCATTTGAGCGTTTCTTCTTAGGAGGAGATGGTCTAGGTGGTTTCTCACTAGATGGTAGAGAGATTGTACGACTTAGAGGTTATCCTAACCAAGCGGTAACTCCTATTGACAGAGGAGCAGCGCTTTCTAGCACAAATCAAGCAAATGATGGTGCAACCATTTACAACAAATTCAGTTTAGAACTACGCTACCCAATTTCGTTTAATCCTCAAGCGACTATTTATGCATTAACTTTTGCAGAAGCTGGATCATCTTATGACAATTTTAGAGACTATAACCCGTTTCAATTGAGTAGATCTGCTGGAGCAGGAATTCGTATATTTATGCCAGCCTTTGGTTTATTAGGATTGGATTTTGGATATGGATTCGACCCAATTCCTGGTACTGTAGGAGCAAATGGATGGGAAACACACTTCATTATTGGTCAGCAGTTCTAATTTTTGGCACGATTATTTCTAATGCAATTCTGAAATTATGAAGACACCAGTTTTTCTCTTACTAATCGCAACAATGTTGTTATCTACTTCTTCACTAGAAGCTCAAAGAGCTAGTGGTGTACGTATAGGATACATTGATATGGATTACATACTTGAAAATGTTCCCGAATATCAAGAAGCATCTGCACAGCTTGATGATAAGGTTAGTAGATGGAAAGGTGAGATTGAAACAAAACTGGAAGAAGTTGCTGCTATGAAAAAGCAACTAGATAATGAAAGAGCATTACTTACAAAAGAGCTTATAGAAGAACGTGATGAAGAAATCACTTTTGAAAGAGATTTAATATTAGAATACCAGCAAAAACGTTTTGGACCAGGTGGAGATTTAGCTATCCAGAGAAGACAACTTGTTGAGCCAGTACAAGACCAAGTATTCAATGCAGTACAAGAGATTTCTGCAGCAAAGAAGTTTGACCTTGTTTTTGATAAATCATCAGACTTAATGATGCTTTATACGGCAGACAGACTTAATATAAGTGACCAAGTATTAAGAAGCATCACTAGAGCTGCCAAACGTAATCAAATCAACAGCAAGAAAGACGAGAGAGATTTTGATATCGATGAGGCAAAGACGGTAGAGCAAGATAAAGCTAGTCAAGAAAGACAACGAGCAATAGACGCCAAGACTGCCGAACGTGAGGCTGCACTTGAAGCTCGCAATAAAGATAGAGAGACTCAAAAGGCAGAACGTCAAGCCGCTTTTCAAGAAAGAAGAAGATTATTACTTGAAGAACGCCAGCGCAAGAAAGATTCTATACAAGCTGTACGTGCAGCAAAAACCACAACATCTAGCGGAAGAGGCACACCGTCATTAGGAACAGACCCTGCAAATGCTAAAGCCGCCAAAGAAGCTGCCATTGCAGAGAGAAAAAGAAAAAAAGATTCTATTATTGCTGTAAGAAAAGCAAGGAGAGATTCAATTTTAGAAGCAAGGAAAAAGAAAACTACGCCTCCAGCTCAAAATGGCAATAACGGAGACGGTAGATAACCCTTATTAATTATTACACTTAACTCAAATTAGATTAAAATGAAACAGTTTACAAAAGTATTAGCAGCAATTGCACTTATCGTAGGAATGAGTAGCGCTATGCAAGCACAAAGCAAAGTTGCACACATTAACTCACAGTCTCTTGTAGAAGCTATGCCAGCATATAAGAATGGGATGTCTGAGCTAGAAAAGCTACAGAAATCATATGATACAGAAATATCTGCAATGGGTACAGAACTTCAAAAAACATACGAGCGTTATACTCGTGAGGCAGAAACTCAAACTGAAGAAGAGAATGGAAGACGTATGCAAGAAGTTCAAGAAACAAGATCAAACATAGCGAAGTACCAACAAACTGCATTACAGACACTTCAGAAAAAAGAGCAAGAACTTCTTAAGCCTGTATACGAAAAAGCAAGAGTAACGATTCAAAAAGTAGCAAGAGAAAAAGGATTTGATTACGTACTTGATTCTACAACTGGAGCTGCAGGAGTTATCATGGCAGATGGTTATGACTTAATGCAAGACGTGAAAACTTCTTTAGGAATATAATTTTAAGATATTCTTTCGCTTAAGCGAAAACAAATATTAAAAACTGCCCTTTTTAAAGGGCAGTTTTTTATTTTAGATACATGCAACATAAAGGTAACATTGGACTTTTTGATAGTGGTATAGGAGGCACTTCCATCTGGAAAGAAGTAGTCACACACCTACCGTATGAAAACACCATATACCTTGCTGACAGTAAGCATGCACCTTACGGCGCAAAGTCAAAAGAGGAAATAATTGCGCTATCCGTAAAAAACACAGAAAAGCTTATACAGCTAGGCGCAAAAATTATTGTTGTTGCTTGTAATACCGCAACCACAAATGCGATTGATTACCTCAGGGAAAATTATGACATCCCATTTATAGGCATTGAACCAGCTATCAAGCCTGCGGCACTCAATTCTAAAAATAAAACCATTGGTATTCTAGCGACCAAAGGAACGCTAAACAGCACCCTGTTTCAAGATACTTCA
This window harbors:
- a CDS encoding NAD kinase yields the protein MKIGIYGQFYHKEAGQYIQQLLDILDKKQIEVIIEKNFLKLIHENDTIEKDYNHFSTFKELDNSYDLFVSIGGDGTILKTVTYVRDLNIPIVGINTGRLGFLATIKKNDIEASIDKILTGKYSISKRSLLQITTSKPSEEIGELNFALNEIAVSRKNTTSMISVKTKLDGEDLTNYWADGLIVATPTGSTGYSLSCGGPVITPHTSSLILTPIAPHNLNARPLVIPDETIIELSVSGREEQHLISLDSRIATLDNETIITLQKAPFQISLIRLEGDSFLKTLRRKLLWGEDKRN
- a CDS encoding DUF6089 family protein, whose amino-acid sequence is MKYLTILLIAIFWNIETQAQTYEIGGFIGGSNVVSDIGSTSYFSPNKPVFGAILKWNRSARHSFRFTALFTELEGNDEDSHEARRQSRGLSFTNNLQEISLGLEYTFWEFDMFKDRNANAPYLYTGLTAFSHENISNIDGVTASGNAFDVAIPIVLGYKVAVNSTMVIALEGGARYTFTDNIDGSDPAGEDALSIGNKNNNDWYVFTGLTVSFTFGRRPCYCGF
- a CDS encoding isoprenyl transferase, translated to MDVLAQINKEKLPQHIAIIMDGNGRWAKRQGLLRAVGHKKGSKAVREAVEAAAELGVPYLTLYAFSTENWNRPKAEVDTLMNLLVSSLKKEISTLQDNDVSLNTIGNTSSLPKKAQKELNEVIEKTKNNKRLKLTLALSYGSREELIKTVKEISDKVKNNLISPAEIDESCINEHLYTHDMPDVDLLIRTSGEQRISNFLLWQIAYAEFYFTEILWPDFRKEHLHDAIYNYQKRERRFGKTSEQIK
- a CDS encoding POTRA domain-containing protein encodes the protein MTLFTIIRKENEDLERQVNKLNSASTFSKVTSQWMIFLALLSFTFAQAQRQLPLDPEVKYEIADITVSGVSTYNENTVIAFTGLRVGEEIFLPGQKITDVIKKLWSLELFSDINLYVTGINGNKVDLQLDIKEVPELNEVRFKGIKQKKGTSFIKDNGLNKGAKVTENLETTAKNYIENTYKKKGFLNSKVFINTVPTADSIGANKVNMTVNIDKGERVKIADINFTGREKLKRATLLGSMKNTKEKKIWRVWKRSKFIKADYEEDKIALIDKYKEKGYRDARVISDTIIKNNDKSITLEINVEEGNRYYIGDIDFIGNSVYTDEQLSRQLGLVKGDVYNGVLLKKRIQDDTDPDSDNIANLYQNTGYLFSNINAVETSVQNDTIDFEVRISEGKLAYFNKVTVKGNDKTKDKVIYRELRTKPGQRYSKDAVVRTIRELGQLGFFDAQQLTPNFDNFDAVGGTVDLEYNVVEQGASQIELQGGFGGGGFVGTLGLSFNNFSIQNIFNKDAYQPLPMGDGQKFSLRAQASQFFQTYSASLTDPWFGGKQPVQFSTSFSHTIQYLFTGINSGNASDRVDRDRKFLITGGSIGLSKRLSWPDGNFSLSHALSFQHFDLQNYNTGLFTFGNGSSENLAYTVGLSRREVFGGLIFPTGGSDISVTAKLTLPYSAWNGTDYKQLAADREIAVENQDSDEIGRIDQERFNWLEYYKVKFDGKWYTPLVGKFVLQTGIEFGWLGAYNQDRGVPPFERFFLGGDGLGGFSLDGREIVRLRGYPNQAVTPIDRGAALSSTNQANDGATIYNKFSLELRYPISFNPQATIYALTFAEAGSSYDNFRDYNPFQLSRSAGAGIRIFMPAFGLLGLDFGYGFDPIPGTVGANGWETHFIIGQQF
- a CDS encoding OmpH family outer membrane protein, which translates into the protein MKTPVFLLLIATMLLSTSSLEAQRASGVRIGYIDMDYILENVPEYQEASAQLDDKVSRWKGEIETKLEEVAAMKKQLDNERALLTKELIEERDEEITFERDLILEYQQKRFGPGGDLAIQRRQLVEPVQDQVFNAVQEISAAKKFDLVFDKSSDLMMLYTADRLNISDQVLRSITRAAKRNQINSKKDERDFDIDEAKTVEQDKASQERQRAIDAKTAEREAALEARNKDRETQKAERQAAFQERRRLLLEERQRKKDSIQAVRAAKTTTSSGRGTPSLGTDPANAKAAKEAAIAERKRKKDSIIAVRKARRDSILEARKKKTTPPAQNGNNGDGR
- a CDS encoding OmpH family outer membrane protein, producing the protein MKQFTKVLAAIALIVGMSSAMQAQSKVAHINSQSLVEAMPAYKNGMSELEKLQKSYDTEISAMGTELQKTYERYTREAETQTEEENGRRMQEVQETRSNIAKYQQTALQTLQKKEQELLKPVYEKARVTIQKVAREKGFDYVLDSTTGAAGVIMADGYDLMQDVKTSLGI